A region from the Pelotomaculum isophthalicicum JI genome encodes:
- a CDS encoding hydrogenase iron-sulfur subunit, with protein sequence MSAKFKPKVIGFVCHWUAYGAADLAGVSRLQYSTEMRLVHVMCSGRVDMAHVLRAFSKGMDGVFIGGCHFNDCNYSAGGNFHALNMTLLTKKIMEHIGLNPERLRMRVMSGSEGNLYAEHVNDFNKKVKEIGPFGKNEGIDKEELISRIEKVIKLVPYIKVMMNKKLAVRQVNPEDPEECDKYFTIDEIDKLLNERISYYIEPEKCQACTTCARRCPMGAVISAKGQVHIIDQEKCIRCGACIAGCPPRFSAIRKIEAGEPVPPPLPEGERAVVRKGKEVS encoded by the coding sequence ATGAGTGCAAAATTTAAACCGAAGGTAATAGGCTTCGTATGCCACTGGTGAGCATACGGCGCTGCTGACTTGGCTGGAGTTTCCAGACTACAATATTCGACTGAAATGAGACTTGTTCACGTCATGTGTTCCGGTAGGGTCGACATGGCGCATGTACTCCGAGCTTTCTCAAAAGGAATGGACGGGGTGTTTATCGGCGGCTGCCATTTTAATGATTGTAATTATAGTGCCGGCGGGAATTTCCATGCGCTGAACATGACGCTTCTGACCAAAAAAATAATGGAACACATCGGGCTGAACCCCGAGAGATTAAGAATGAGAGTTATGTCCGGCAGTGAAGGAAACCTTTATGCCGAGCATGTCAATGACTTTAACAAGAAAGTTAAAGAAATAGGGCCGTTTGGCAAAAATGAAGGAATAGACAAAGAAGAATTGATTTCCAGGATAGAAAAAGTTATAAAGCTGGTTCCGTACATTAAAGTAATGATGAATAAGAAGCTGGCGGTACGTCAAGTGAACCCGGAAGACCCGGAAGAATGTGATAAGTATTTCACAATTGACGAGATAGACAAGTTACTTAATGAAAGAATCTCATACTATATTGAACCGGAGAAGTGCCAGGCCTGTACGACTTGCGCCAGGAGATGCCCAATGGGTGCTGTTATCAGCGCCAAGGGTCAGGTCCATATAATCGATCAGGAGAAATGTATCAGATGCGGCGCCTGCATTGCAGGCTGCCCGCCCCGCTTCAGCGCGATCAGGAAGATTGAGGCCGGCGAGCCGGTTCCGCCTCCCCTTCCTGAGGGAGAAAGGGCTGTGGTCAGAAAGGGTAAGGAAGTTAGTTAA
- a CDS encoding ATP-binding protein, whose amino-acid sequence MRELSHHLLDIIENSLAAGASTVRITVIEDSAGDILSFEVGDNGGGMNEEEIEQIFDPFVTSRRLRRVGLGIPLLQQAARACGGDLIIQSEKGKGTTVKATFQRSHIDRMPLGDVAATLVAAVAANPDVNLLYNHLVDGRQFVFDTSWLIGKFKELPLNDIEVLSWIKEFCRDGIKKLYRGEK is encoded by the coding sequence ATGCGTGAACTTTCTCATCACCTTTTAGATATCATCGAAAACTCGCTGGCTGCAGGCGCGTCCACCGTCAGGATAACGGTAATTGAAGACTCTGCCGGAGATATCTTGAGTTTTGAGGTTGGAGATAACGGTGGGGGAATGAATGAAGAAGAAATTGAACAAATTTTTGATCCATTTGTCACAAGCCGCCGTTTGAGAAGGGTTGGCTTGGGCATACCTTTGCTTCAACAGGCGGCGCGCGCTTGTGGGGGTGATCTGATTATCCAATCGGAGAAAGGGAAAGGGACGACAGTAAAGGCAACCTTTCAGCGTTCGCATATTGACCGGATGCCCTTGGGTGATGTAGCCGCTACATTAGTGGCTGCGGTGGCTGCCAATCCGGATGTGAATTTACTGTATAATCATCTGGTAGACGGACGTCAGTTTGTTTTTGACACCAGTTGGTTAATTGGTAAATTTAAAGAACTGCCCCTGAATGATATTGAAGTTTTGAGCTGGATAAAGGAATTTTGCCGGGATGGTATTAAAAAATTATACCGGGGTGAGAAATGA
- a CDS encoding complex I 24 kDa subunit family protein yields MGEAVTKCRCDLQAELEKVIAQHEGRKDDLIEVLYWVQENYGYVPKDVQLVISEKMNVPLSAINGVITFYHLFSLKPKGEYEISLCKGTACYVRGAPQVLERFEKELGIKPHDSTDDNMFSLEVVRCLGACGLAPVLTINKAPRPRMKPDLVPGIINELRNKSKDSEE; encoded by the coding sequence ATGGGAGAAGCAGTCACTAAGTGTCGGTGTGATTTGCAAGCTGAACTGGAAAAAGTGATTGCCCAGCACGAAGGAAGAAAGGACGATTTAATCGAAGTATTGTATTGGGTTCAGGAGAATTACGGTTATGTTCCGAAAGACGTACAACTTGTAATTTCCGAGAAGATGAACGTACCTTTAAGTGCTATTAATGGGGTAATTACTTTTTACCATCTCTTCTCATTAAAGCCAAAAGGCGAGTATGAGATTTCACTCTGTAAGGGGACGGCCTGTTATGTGCGGGGAGCGCCGCAAGTTTTGGAACGGTTTGAAAAAGAATTGGGAATTAAGCCGCATGACTCTACGGACGACAATATGTTCTCTCTTGAAGTGGTCAGGTGCCTGGGAGCTTGTGGTTTGGCTCCGGTTCTTACGATCAATAAAGCGCCGCGCCCCCGGATGAAACCCGATCTTGTCCCGGGAATCATTAATGAGTTAAGAAATAAGAGTAAGGACTCAGAAGAATAA
- a CDS encoding (2Fe-2S) ferredoxin domain-containing protein, whose protein sequence is MMKPLKSIQDLEALKEAALDRIKERQVAGKTTIVVGMGTCGITAGAREVMMAIIDEVSKRNISDVIVSQAGCVGMCQHEPMLEVIKPGMPNVMYGHIDEEKARRLVLEHVVNGHVIEEWAIVQRD, encoded by the coding sequence ATGATGAAACCATTAAAATCAATTCAGGATTTGGAGGCGTTAAAAGAAGCCGCGCTGGATAGAATCAAAGAGCGGCAAGTAGCCGGCAAGACTACAATAGTGGTGGGAATGGGAACCTGTGGAATAACCGCCGGAGCGAGAGAAGTAATGATGGCAATTATTGATGAAGTAAGTAAGAGAAATATTTCTGACGTAATTGTCAGCCAGGCGGGTTGCGTCGGGATGTGCCAGCATGAGCCCATGCTGGAAGTAATCAAGCCGGGTATGCCCAATGTCATGTACGGTCATATTGACGAGGAAAAAGCCCGGCGGCTCGTGCTTGAACATGTTGTCAACGGCCATGTGATTGAGGAATGGGCGATAGTGCAACGAGATTAG